From the genome of Brienomyrus brachyistius isolate T26 chromosome 8, BBRACH_0.4, whole genome shotgun sequence, one region includes:
- the ndufaf3 gene encoding NADH dehydrogenase [ubiquinone] 1 alpha subcomplex assembly factor 3: MATVRYGRLLPRVAQHSLRLASQRYPGLMSPALVRGHRLAPTDDELYQRTTVSVMQKEADSDLLIHSYSSRGFTIGRNRVLGPCAVLPPAILQWNVGSYKDISVESLALFYLLEPRIEVLVLGIGGRVERLDRNVLDFLRKKRIAVEIQDTPNACATFNFLFSERRAVAAGLIPPPISTKDRL, translated from the exons ATGGCCACTGTTCGGTACGGCAGGCTGCTTCCCCGGGTCGCGCAGCACAGCCTGCGGCTGGCTTCCCAGAGATATCCAGGACTTATGAG CCCTGCCTTGGTGCGCGGACACCGCCTGGCCCCTACTGACGATGAACTGTACCAGCGCACCACGGTGTCCGTCATGCAGAAGGAAGCGGACAGCGATCTGCTCATTCACAGCTACAGCTCTCGGGGCTTTACTATCGGGCGGAACCGCGTACTGGGACCGTGCGCCGTGCTTCCGCCGGCCATCCTGCAGTGGAAT GTAGGCAGCTATAAGGATATCTCAGTGGAGAGTTTGGCTTTATTCTACCTACTAGAGCCTCGCATCG AAGTTTTGGTCTTGGGCATTGGTGGCCGAGTGGAGCGGCTTGACAGGAACGTTCTAGACTTCCTGAGGAAGAAGCGCATTGCAGTTGAGATTCAAGACACG CCCAACGCATGCGCCACCTTCAACTTCCTGTTCAGCGAAAGACGAGCGGTCGCCGCTGGCCTAATCCCACCACCAATCAGCACAAAGGACCGCCTCTAA
- the LOC125747737 gene encoding BLOC-1-related complex subunit 6-like isoform X2 produces the protein MSHYSGTVMDLQQAENGMETPEPSPPSAEDFPLTQKPLKSKVGIPRTAAECKVMAQVDGTLPQNGIQNCEGQYVGGALEMPHPSTNCTHMNTLGCPLLDKGLRAGEEDEDGAEEELSLRPAALETLVCASPTGPCPPHVMAQVRVRNPPERERIVRGMQDSKSLDEISHACGGAGTRGRLGQPEGRRATISSALELEGTVSHEGDLTHFITRNLEHKIKMSSRRSLDSSYLGRSRGSLRRPADIPPIDPGVLLDLQRHTQEVAHSVELMMRSLNGTIQNMTALSVGYIQTYRDSVDSLGEAVDMSIKGMYTLMARCEELDRCMQPIHVLGKQIRAIKHTLDAMESLCK, from the exons ATGAGCCACTACTCAGGGACTGTCATGgacctccagcaggcagaaAACGGGATGGAAACACCTGAACCCTCTCCTCCAAGTGCTGAAGACTTTCCTCTCACTCAGAAACCCCTGAAGAGCAAGGTGGGGATCCCTAGGACCGCAGCTGAATGCAAAGTGATGGCACAGGTGGATGGGACACTCCCGCAGAATGGAATCCAGAACTGTGAGGGGCAGTATGTGGGAGGGGCCTTGGAGATGCCACACCCATCAACTAACTGTACCCACATGAACACTCTGGGGTGTCCccttcttgataaaggtttgaGAGCGGGTGAAGAGGATGAGGATGGAGCAGAAGAGGAG CTGTCCCTGAGGCCAGCTGCCTTGGAGACCCTGGTCTGTGCAAGCCCCACtggtccctgccccccccacgtgATGGCCCAGGTGCGGGTACGGAACCCGCCAGAGCGCGAGCGCATCGTGCGCGGCATGCAGGACAGCAAGAGCCTGGATGAGATCAGCCATGCGTGTGGGGGCGCAGGGACCCGGGGCCGGCTGGGGCAGCCTGAGGGCCGCAGGGCCACCATCTCCAGCGCCTTGGAACTGGAGGGCACGGTCAGTCACGAGGGAGACCTAACACACTTCATCACCAGGAACTTGGAGCACAAGATCAAGATGAGCTCCAGACGCAGCCTAGATT CCAGCTACTTGGGCCGGAGCCGGGGTTCTCTGCGGCGCCCAGCCGACATCCCCCCCATCGACCCCGGTGTGCTGCTGGACCTGCAGAGGCACACGCAGGAAGTGGCCCACAGCGTGGAGCTGATGATGCGCAGCCTCAACGGAACCATCCAGAAC atgACGGCGCTTAGCGTGGGCTATATCCAGACCTACAGGGACTCTGTGGACAGTCTGGGGGAAGCGGTGGACATGAGCATCAAG GGGATGTACACGCTGATGGCCCGCTGCGAGGAGCTCGATCGCTGCATGCAGCCCATCCACGTCCTTGGAAAGCAGATCCGAGCCATCAAGCACACCCTGGACGCCATGGAGTCACTCTGCAAATAG
- the LOC125747735 gene encoding transmembrane protein 43 isoform X1 has product MSTHAMPEAVRRDQHSRVSSRATPGFLERLSDTAGGMLLGVGVFALSFYVLFTNEGRALRTTASLNEGLSKVVPLNPASEPDFLNNNKLVHLSAVLQTSQSLHDPNYRIEVKAVKLKREVEMYQWVEHQESRDYQEDGETKTETTYTYTTEWRSEVINSRNFDKEIGHVNPSAMAVESVTVVASDVWVGSLSLSKGLVDKISNFQRLHLGTLSPDPFLTVHGDYFYHTAQPNRPEVCACTHTDTHTRSHTLTDTIVLHFLKVGDVRVSFSYAGLSGEGTYPGPAQMVSVVAMQKDGRLVPYKTTSGDHIEILYLEELSAQEVFEREHQMNSMMTWALRAAGWALMFLGISLATRIVHTLVDWLPLVRDVVNIGLRLFALCVSCSLSLLTIAAGWLFYRPLVAGGIAALALLPVLLARSRAPTKKTE; this is encoded by the exons ATGTCGACGCATGCA ATGCCCGAAGCCGTGCGCAGGGATCAGCATTCCCGCGTGAGCAGCCGCGCGACGCCAGGATTCCTGGAGCGCCTGAGCGACACGGCGGGGGGGATGCTACTCGGGGTCGGCGTGTTCGCGCTCTCATTTTACGTACTCTTCACTAACGAG GGCAGAGCTTTGCGTACCACTGCCTCTTTGAACGAGGGCCTCTCCAAGGTTGTGCCCCTGAACCCTGCATCTGAACCAGATTTCTTGAATAACAACAAACTGGTCCACCTGTCTGCTGTCCTGCAAACTTCCCAG TCGCTACATGATCCCAACTACAGAATTGAGGTGAAGGCAGTGAAGCTGAAGAGGGAGGTGGAGATGTACCAGTGGGTGGAGCACCAGGAGAGTCG GGACTATCAGGAAGATGGAGAGACCAAGACCGAAACCACATACACTTACA CCAcagagtggaggtcagaggtcatcaACAGCCGGAATTTCGACAAAGAGATTGGCCACGTAAACCCCAG CGCCATGGCAGTGGAGAGTGTGACTGTGGTTGCCTCAGATGTTTGGGTTGGAAGCCTCTCTCTGTCCAAAG GGCTAGTGGACAAGATCAGTAATTTCCAGAGGCTTCATCTGGGGACCCTGTCCCCTGATCCCTTCCTTACTGTCCATGGAGATTATTTCTACCACACTGCCCAGCCCAACAGGCCTGAGGTTTGTGcttgtacacacacagacacacacactcgctcGCATACATTGACTGACACTATTGTGTTGCATTTCCTCAAGGTTGGTGATGTAAGAGTGAGCTTCTCCTATGCAGGACTGAGTGGGGAAGGAACCTACCCAGGGCCTGCTCAGATG GTTAGCGTGGTGGCCATGCAGAAGGATGGGCGGCTTGTGCCTTATAAGACCACATCTGGGGACCACATAGAGATCCTGTACCTGGAGGAGCTGTCTGCTCAG GAGGTGTTTGAACGAGAGCACCAGATGAACTCCATGATGACCTGGGCTCTGAGGGCTGCTGGCTGGGCTCTGATGTTCTTGGGCATCAGTCTGGCCACACGCATCGTCCACACATTGG TGGACTGGTTGCCCCTGGTGAGGGACGTCGTGAATATCGGCCTGAGGCTCTTCGCTCTCTGCGTTTCCTGCTCGCTGTCCCTCCTAACCATCGCTGCTGGTTGGCTCTTCTACCGCCCTCTGGTGGCCGGAGGAATCGCCGCACTGGCACTGCTGCCTGTCCTCCTTGCTCGCTCCCGGGCCCCAACCAAGAAGACAGAGTGA
- the LOC125747735 gene encoding transmembrane protein 43 isoform X2 — protein sequence MSTHAMPEAVRRDQHSRVSSRATPGFLERLSDTAGGMLLGVGVFALSFYVLFTNEGRALRTTASLNEGLSKVVPLNPASEPDFLNNNKLVHLSAVLQTSQSLHDPNYRIEVKAVKLKREVEMYQWVEHQESRDYQEDGETKTETTYTYTTEWRSEVINSRNFDKEIGHVNPSAMAVESVTVVASDVWVGSLSLSKGLVDKISNFQRLHLGTLSPDPFLTVHGDYFYHTAQPNRPEVGDVRVSFSYAGLSGEGTYPGPAQMVSVVAMQKDGRLVPYKTTSGDHIEILYLEELSAQEVFEREHQMNSMMTWALRAAGWALMFLGISLATRIVHTLVDWLPLVRDVVNIGLRLFALCVSCSLSLLTIAAGWLFYRPLVAGGIAALALLPVLLARSRAPTKKTE from the exons ATGTCGACGCATGCA ATGCCCGAAGCCGTGCGCAGGGATCAGCATTCCCGCGTGAGCAGCCGCGCGACGCCAGGATTCCTGGAGCGCCTGAGCGACACGGCGGGGGGGATGCTACTCGGGGTCGGCGTGTTCGCGCTCTCATTTTACGTACTCTTCACTAACGAG GGCAGAGCTTTGCGTACCACTGCCTCTTTGAACGAGGGCCTCTCCAAGGTTGTGCCCCTGAACCCTGCATCTGAACCAGATTTCTTGAATAACAACAAACTGGTCCACCTGTCTGCTGTCCTGCAAACTTCCCAG TCGCTACATGATCCCAACTACAGAATTGAGGTGAAGGCAGTGAAGCTGAAGAGGGAGGTGGAGATGTACCAGTGGGTGGAGCACCAGGAGAGTCG GGACTATCAGGAAGATGGAGAGACCAAGACCGAAACCACATACACTTACA CCAcagagtggaggtcagaggtcatcaACAGCCGGAATTTCGACAAAGAGATTGGCCACGTAAACCCCAG CGCCATGGCAGTGGAGAGTGTGACTGTGGTTGCCTCAGATGTTTGGGTTGGAAGCCTCTCTCTGTCCAAAG GGCTAGTGGACAAGATCAGTAATTTCCAGAGGCTTCATCTGGGGACCCTGTCCCCTGATCCCTTCCTTACTGTCCATGGAGATTATTTCTACCACACTGCCCAGCCCAACAGGCCTGAG GTTGGTGATGTAAGAGTGAGCTTCTCCTATGCAGGACTGAGTGGGGAAGGAACCTACCCAGGGCCTGCTCAGATG GTTAGCGTGGTGGCCATGCAGAAGGATGGGCGGCTTGTGCCTTATAAGACCACATCTGGGGACCACATAGAGATCCTGTACCTGGAGGAGCTGTCTGCTCAG GAGGTGTTTGAACGAGAGCACCAGATGAACTCCATGATGACCTGGGCTCTGAGGGCTGCTGGCTGGGCTCTGATGTTCTTGGGCATCAGTCTGGCCACACGCATCGTCCACACATTGG TGGACTGGTTGCCCCTGGTGAGGGACGTCGTGAATATCGGCCTGAGGCTCTTCGCTCTCTGCGTTTCCTGCTCGCTGTCCCTCCTAACCATCGCTGCTGGTTGGCTCTTCTACCGCCCTCTGGTGGCCGGAGGAATCGCCGCACTGGCACTGCTGCCTGTCCTCCTTGCTCGCTCCCGGGCCCCAACCAAGAAGACAGAGTGA
- the LOC125747737 gene encoding BLOC-1-related complex subunit 6-like isoform X1: MTASLNAGLGMSHYSGTVMDLQQAENGMETPEPSPPSAEDFPLTQKPLKSKVGIPRTAAECKVMAQVDGTLPQNGIQNCEGQYVGGALEMPHPSTNCTHMNTLGCPLLDKGLRAGEEDEDGAEEELSLRPAALETLVCASPTGPCPPHVMAQVRVRNPPERERIVRGMQDSKSLDEISHACGGAGTRGRLGQPEGRRATISSALELEGTVSHEGDLTHFITRNLEHKIKMSSRRSLDSSYLGRSRGSLRRPADIPPIDPGVLLDLQRHTQEVAHSVELMMRSLNGTIQNMTALSVGYIQTYRDSVDSLGEAVDMSIKGMYTLMARCEELDRCMQPIHVLGKQIRAIKHTLDAMESLCK; this comes from the exons ATGACTGCCAGTTTGAATG CTGGCTTAGGGATGAGCCACTACTCAGGGACTGTCATGgacctccagcaggcagaaAACGGGATGGAAACACCTGAACCCTCTCCTCCAAGTGCTGAAGACTTTCCTCTCACTCAGAAACCCCTGAAGAGCAAGGTGGGGATCCCTAGGACCGCAGCTGAATGCAAAGTGATGGCACAGGTGGATGGGACACTCCCGCAGAATGGAATCCAGAACTGTGAGGGGCAGTATGTGGGAGGGGCCTTGGAGATGCCACACCCATCAACTAACTGTACCCACATGAACACTCTGGGGTGTCCccttcttgataaaggtttgaGAGCGGGTGAAGAGGATGAGGATGGAGCAGAAGAGGAG CTGTCCCTGAGGCCAGCTGCCTTGGAGACCCTGGTCTGTGCAAGCCCCACtggtccctgccccccccacgtgATGGCCCAGGTGCGGGTACGGAACCCGCCAGAGCGCGAGCGCATCGTGCGCGGCATGCAGGACAGCAAGAGCCTGGATGAGATCAGCCATGCGTGTGGGGGCGCAGGGACCCGGGGCCGGCTGGGGCAGCCTGAGGGCCGCAGGGCCACCATCTCCAGCGCCTTGGAACTGGAGGGCACGGTCAGTCACGAGGGAGACCTAACACACTTCATCACCAGGAACTTGGAGCACAAGATCAAGATGAGCTCCAGACGCAGCCTAGATT CCAGCTACTTGGGCCGGAGCCGGGGTTCTCTGCGGCGCCCAGCCGACATCCCCCCCATCGACCCCGGTGTGCTGCTGGACCTGCAGAGGCACACGCAGGAAGTGGCCCACAGCGTGGAGCTGATGATGCGCAGCCTCAACGGAACCATCCAGAAC atgACGGCGCTTAGCGTGGGCTATATCCAGACCTACAGGGACTCTGTGGACAGTCTGGGGGAAGCGGTGGACATGAGCATCAAG GGGATGTACACGCTGATGGCCCGCTGCGAGGAGCTCGATCGCTGCATGCAGCCCATCCACGTCCTTGGAAAGCAGATCCGAGCCATCAAGCACACCCTGGACGCCATGGAGTCACTCTGCAAATAG
- the LOC125747731 gene encoding E3 ubiquitin-protein ligase ARIH2-like, with protein sequence MSVVSDGNEGDICTNSDEEVEGEGGEEDEEEEEPGDIPNYYDDVHDDVELQDSYDPEDYQFTCLSYWESQRVLSQDVAIVASALKVTPAVAKLVLVHFRWQVSVILDRYKSSFLQMLCEARVQPSSGRSVPYSQSPQCGVCLQLVRKDFLLALSCQHSFCKACWEQHCTVLVNEGTGVGISCMAQDCSLRVPEDLVFPLLSSEDLKDRYRRYLFRDHVESHAQLQLCPGPDCPIVIQVQQPRAGRVKCRGCSQEFCFKCRQMYHAPTDCATVRRWLTKCADDSETANYISAHTKYCPKCNICIEKNGGCNHMQCSKCKHDFCWMCLGDWKSHGSEYYECSRYKENPEVTNQSQQAQAREALKKYLFYFERWENHNKSLQLEAQTYQRIQRKIQDRVMNNLGTWIDWQYMQNAAMLLAKCRYTLQYTYPYAYYMEPGPRKKLFEYQQAQLEAEIENLSWKLERADGYERTGAAGGMSATDQGDLEIQMHIAEHHRRTLLKDFHYT encoded by the exons ATGTCTGTGGTGTCGGACGGCAACGAAGGTGACATCTGCACCAACTCTGACGAGGAGGTGGAGGGTGAAGGTGGggaagaggatgaggaagaggaggagccgGGGGACATACCGAACTACTATGACGACGTGCATGATGACGTAGAGCTGCAGGACTCCTATGACCCCGAGGATTATCAGTTCACCTGTCTTTCCTACTGGGAGAGTCAGAGGGTGCTGTCACAGGATGTGGCCATTGTGGCCAGTGCTCTGAAG GTGACTCCTGCTGTGGCTAAGCTTGTCCTCGTTCATTTCCGCTGGCAGGTGTCTGTGATACTCGACAG GTACAAATCCAGCTTCTTGCAGATGCTGTGTGAAGCGCGAGTCCAGCCCAGTTCAGGCAGATCTGTACCG TACTCCCAGTCTCCCCAGTGTGGCGTGTGTCTGCAGCTGGTCAGGAAGGACTTTCTGCTCGCTCTGTCGTGCCAGCACTCCTtctgcaaagcatgctgggaacAGCACTGCACCGTGCTCGTCAATGAAGGAACAGGAGTTG GCATTTCATGCATGGCCCAGGACTGCTCCCTCCGTGTGCCCGAGGACCTTGTTTTCCCTCTCCTGTCTAGCGAAGACCTGAAGGACAGATACCGGCGCTACCTTTTCAGAGACCATGTGGAG AGCCACGCCCAGCTGCAGCTCTGCCCTGGGCCTGACTGCCCCATCGTCATACAAGTGCAGCAGCCCCGCGCCGGACGGGTGAAGTGCAGAGGCTGCAGCCAGGAATTCTG ctTCAAGTGCCGGCAGATGTACCACGCCCCCACAGACTGCGCAACCGTACGCAGGTGGCTGACCAAGTGCGCAGATGACTCAGAGACTGCCAACTACATCAGCGCGCACACCAAATAT TGTCCAAAATGCAACATTTGCATTGAGAAGAATGGAGGCTGCAATCACATG CAATGCTCCAAGTGTAAACACG ACTTCTGCTGGATGTGCCTCGGTGACTGGAAGAGTCACGGCAGTGAGTATTATGAGTGCAGCCGCTACAAGGAGAACCCCGAGGTGACCAACCAGAGCCAGCAGGCCCAGGCCAGGGAGGCCCTCAAGAAGTACCTCTTCTACTTTGAGAGG TGGGAGAACCACAACAAAAGCCTCCAGCTGGAGGCGCAGACATACCAGCGGATCCAGAGGAAGATCCAGGACCGTGTGATGAACAACCTGGGCACCTGGATCGACTGGCAGTACATGCAGAACGCGGCCATGCTGCTGGCCAAG TGCCGCTACACGCTGCAGTACACGTACCCCTATGCCTACTACATGGAGCCTGGACCCCGCAAGAAACTG TTTGAATACCAGCAGGCGCAGCTGGAAGCCGAGATCGAGAACCTGTCGTGGAAGCTGGAGCGAGCCGACGGCTATGAGCGAACAGGAGCAGCGGGAGGAATGAGTGCCACTGACCAAGGG GACCTGGAAATCCAGATGCACATCGCAGAGCACCATAGACGAACGCTGCTCAAGGACTTCCATTATACTTAA